AATGGATTATTACGATCTGCAGCCGACTAATGGATTCCATTGCCTTAGAACGTCAATGCAGCTATAAACTACTCATTGATGAAGCCAAAGAATATATTCGCAGCCACTATGAGGAATCGGATATTTCTATCGGAAAAGTGTGTCAACATTTACATATAAGTACGGGGTATTTTAGCAGTATTTTTAAGAAGGAAATGAAGATGACATTTGTTAGTTATCTCTTACAAATTCGATTAGAGGCAGCTAAGGAGCTTTTGCGGTCCACAGAACTGAAGGCTTTTGAGATCGCCGAGAAAATTGGCTTTGCTGATCCTAACTATTTCAGCTTTTGCTTCCGCAAAAAATATGGTCAGTCTCCTAAAGAGTATAAAAACAGCTCCAGAGGAGGGTAGCCATGCGGCAAGAAAAGTCCTATTCCTTCCGACTGCGGCCTCAGCATCCAAAAGGGGGGAAACGTCGCTTGTCCTCCAAGCTGCGGAGCATTCAAGTGACGATTACGCTCACTTTTACATCCGTTGCCGTTCTAGTAGCTGTCGTAGTCAGCCTTATGCTGTATAACAAGTTTGCAAAAACAGCAGAAGAGAATGCCAATATGAATATGCAGCAGATTATTGAGCAAGTGAACTACAATCTGGAGCTTTACGTAAAGGGCATGCGAAATATTTTTGAAACAGCTGAAGATCAAATTACGAATAGTCCCTCCGTGGACTCCTCTTTACTGATGGAACGAATGGCAATGCTAATGGGCAGCAGAGAGGATCTGGTTTCTGCAGCGGTTTTTACACCACAGGGGAAATACGTCGTGGGTACTGCAGGACAGAAGCTGCGCAGCAACACACAGTTAGAAACACAGAGTTGGTTTACTTCGGCCAAAAAAACATCTGAGATCTCCTATTCAGCGCCTCATATTCAGAACTTGTTTAAGGGTCAATACATATGGGTCGTGTCTATCAGTAAACTAATTCAATATAAGGAAAATGGAGAATTGAAAACCGGTATCCTGCTGATGGATTTTAACTTTCGCACCATAGATGAGCTCAGCAAGCAGGTTAAGCTTGGGAAAAGAGGATACGCTTACATCCTCGATCAATTAGGTAATATCGTGTACCATCCACAGCAGCAGCTAATTTACGCTGGCTTAAAGTATGAGAATGTGGAGCCGGTACTGGAATATGCTTATCGCAGCTATTTGGATGAGTCTACAGGTGAAAAACGTTTTATCACAGTGCGCACGCTAGAACAGACCGGATGGAAGATAGTAGGTGTTGCTTATTATGATGAGATCGTAACCACCAAACGTGATCTTAACAACTTTTTGTCCTGGTTCTTAGCGGTAGTTATTTTATGTGTCATTATCGTATCTGTCTTCTTGTCTGCGCGTATTGCCCGCCCGATCCGTAAGCTGGAACGGACACTTCAGCAGGTAGGAGAAGGAGATCTCAATACCCGTATTGATGTCAGTGGCGCGTATGAGGTTGAGCAGTTGTCTAAGCGATTTAACCTCATGCTGCAGCGCATCCGTCAATTGATGGATCAAATTATTTATGAACAAGAGACCAAACGTAAGGGTGAACTTGAAGTGCTGCAATCCCAGATTAACCCGCACTTCCTGTACAATACCTTGAACTCTGTGATCCGACTCGCTGAACGTGGCAAGACCGAGGAGGTAATCACGATGATTCAGTCCTTATCGAAGTTTTTCCGAATTAGCCTAAGCAAAGGTAATAATATGATTACCGTACAGGAAGAGCTCGATCATATTCGTCATTACCTCGTCATTCAGAGCTTTCGTTTCAAAAATAAGTTCCGCTATGAAATCGTTGCGCAGGATGAAGTACTTCAGTGTCAGACCATTAAACTTATTTTGCAGCCGATTGTAGAGAACGCTTTGTATCACGGGATAGAAATGATGCCTGATGAAGGCTTTATCTCTATCCGAGCGGAGCTGAAGGACGATCTTGTCATCATACGGATTATTGATAATGGACTAGGAATGTCCAATGAGACAATGAAGGTGATTTTGACAGGTGGCAGTAAGAGTATGAATGGTTCCGGGGTTGGCGTAAGAAATGTGAACGAGCGTATTGAGTTGTACTATGGCCGTGAATATGGTCTTTCTTTTGAAAGTGAAATTGAAGAAGGCACTACGGTTACCCTTATCTTCCCGGCACTTGCAAAAGTTGAAGACAATGAAGGGCTTAAGGAGGATGAGACATCCGCATGAAAAACGTTCGTTTTTGGCTAACCTTGTTAATATGTGCGGTGTTATGGACTACGGTTACCTCTTGTTTTAATTCAGCGCCCAATTACATCAATACAAATAAGACTCGTAATATTCATCTCATTGTGAAAATGAACAGGGGCGATTACTGGAATACAGTTAAATTGGGGGCAGAGGCTGCAGCGCAGGAGTTCAACGTTAAATTAACCTTTAAGGCTCCGGACTCTGAGAGTGACATCACAGAACAGGTGAAAATGGTACAGGAATCCATTAAAGAAAAAGCAGACGTGATTATTTTAGCTGCAAGTAGTTATATGGGGCTTGCTCAGGTGGTAGATCAGGCCGCTTATTCCAAAATCCCTGTGATATCCGTTGATGCGGAAGTAGGTTCTGCAAGAGTAAGGACATATATTGGCTCGAACGGTTATGAGGCGGGGCAAAAATCTGCAGAAAGACTGATCAAGCTGTTGAAAGGATACGGCGAGGTGGGCATTATTAACTTCACCAGCTCCACTCAGAGTGAGAAGCAGGAGTCTTCCAACGGCATTGAGTATGGAGCAAGAGATGCGGAGGAGCGGGAAAAGGGATTTTTAAATTATACTGCTCGTTATCCGAATATACAGGTGGTTGAGATTTCTTACACGACGTCCAGCATTAAGGAAGCAGAAGAACTTACCCAGCTAATGCTGCTGAAGCACCCGAAACTTCGAGGAATCGCGAGCTTGAATGAGACGGCTTCACAGGGGGCGGCAATGGCTATCCAAAGCCGGGGACTGAAAAATATTAAAATGGTTGCCTTTGACAGCTCCCCTTCCATGATGGAACTGCTGCAGGATGGTGCTGTTCAAGCAACGGTCATCCAAAATCCATTTAACAACGGGTATTTGGCTGTAAAACATGCTGTTGAGGTGATCGAAGGTATCAATGTTCCAGAACGTGTCGATACAGGAACAAAAATAATTGATTTGGACAATATGTTATGGCCTGAGAATCAAAAGCTGTTATTTCCGTTCGTTAGATAGGAGCTATGTAAAGCTTATAAATTTCGTAAAACGGATACCATCCTTGAAATGGGGCGGTGTTCGTTTTTTTTGGGAATATAAGAAAATATAAATTTTTAAATGAAAAATATCCTTATATTTCTTCTTGGGTTCATTAGAATTTTTATAGTATTGAGTAGGATTTTATATTCGCAACCGTTTTCAGGTGAGGCATAATATGGATGTACCCGAGACGATCAGGGGCAAAACAAAAAAAGAAGTATAAATAGGAGGTCAATGAATAATGAAAAAAATCACTTCCGTTCTATTAGCTAGTGCATTGCTGGGTGCTGCTCTGACAGGCTGTGGTGGCAACAACAATACTACAAATAGTGCTGCAGACAATGGTAAAGCAACTAACGCTCCAAAGACTGAGAACTCGGGTGCTGCAACAGAAGCACCTAAAACAGAAACACCTAAAGTCGGGGTTGCCATTTACAAATTTGACGATACCTTTATGACAGGTGTTCGTAACGCTATCGATAGTGCTGCTAAAGGTATTGCTACAGTAGATATCGTAGACAGCCAAAATTCACAACCCACACAAAATGACAAGGTTGACTTATTCATCACTAAAAAATATAACGGGATGCTGATTAACCCAGTTGACCGTACCGCTGCTGGTGTCATTATCGAAAAAGCAAAAACAGCAAACATTCCAGTGGTATTCCTTAACCGCGAACCGCTTCCTGAAGATATGAAGAAATGGGATAAAGTTTATTACGTAGGTGCTAAAGCAGAAGAATCCGGCACAATGTCCGGCCAACTGATTGTTGATTACTGGAAAGCACACCCTGAAGCGGATAAGAACGGTGATGGTGTTCTCCAATACGTAATGCTGAAAGGCGAACCAGGACACCAAGATGCTGAGCTTCGTACTACTTACTCTATCCAAGCTATTGAAGATGCAGGAATCAAGGTAGAAAAACTGGCTGAAGATACAGCAATGTGGGATCGCGTAAAAGGACAAGAAAAAATGGCAGCCTTCCTTGGCTCCCACGGCGACAAAATCGAAGCTGTTCTTGCTAACAACGATGATATGGCCCTTGGTGCAATTGAAGCTCTGAAAGCTTCTGGCTACTTCACGGGTGACAAATTCATGCCGGTAGTAGGTGTAGATGCAACTGCTCCTGCGGTTCAAGCGCTGGAAGATGGAACGATGCTCGGTACGGTTCTAAATGATGCGAATAACCAAGGTAAAGCTGCCATCACGGTTGCTGCTCTGCTCGCTAAAGGCGAAACGCCTTCGAAAGACAATGTTGGTTTTGATATTACTGACAATCAATATGTCTGGATTTCTTATAAGAAGATTACTAAAGACAACGTAGCTGACGCTAAGTAATTACCCACGGATACTGATATATTCATGATCAAATGAAGGCACGGGGAGCGGATATCCGCTCCTCGGTATTTCTTTCAGGCAGGGAACAGGATGGAACCGCTGTGCCTCTCAAAAAAAGAAAAAAAGCGTAGGGGGCGTAACAACATGGAAAAAGCTGAGTTTTTGCTGGAAATGAACAACATCACTAAAGAATTCCCCGGCGTTAAAGCGCTGGATGATGTTAGTTTGAAGGTCAGACCGGGTTCAGTGCATGCACTTATGGGTGAAAATGGTGCCGGGAAGTCCACACTCATGAAATGTCTTTTTGGTATTTATTCACCGGATGCCGGTGAGATTTTTTTGGATGGTGAGAAGGCTTCTATCAGCAGCTCAAATGATGCGTTAAAAAGCGGCATCTCAATGATTCACCAGGAGCTGCATCCTGTGCCGTTCCGAAGTGTGATGGAGAATATCTGGCTAGGACGTTTTCCAACGAAGGGAATCGGACCGATTCAATTTATCGACCATAAGAAAATGTACACTGACACGGAAAATTTGTTTAAAGATCTGGATATCGATCTGAATCCCGAAA
This window of the Paenibacillus sp. FSL R10-2734 genome carries:
- a CDS encoding sensor histidine kinase, giving the protein MRQEKSYSFRLRPQHPKGGKRRLSSKLRSIQVTITLTFTSVAVLVAVVVSLMLYNKFAKTAEENANMNMQQIIEQVNYNLELYVKGMRNIFETAEDQITNSPSVDSSLLMERMAMLMGSREDLVSAAVFTPQGKYVVGTAGQKLRSNTQLETQSWFTSAKKTSEISYSAPHIQNLFKGQYIWVVSISKLIQYKENGELKTGILLMDFNFRTIDELSKQVKLGKRGYAYILDQLGNIVYHPQQQLIYAGLKYENVEPVLEYAYRSYLDESTGEKRFITVRTLEQTGWKIVGVAYYDEIVTTKRDLNNFLSWFLAVVILCVIIVSVFLSARIARPIRKLERTLQQVGEGDLNTRIDVSGAYEVEQLSKRFNLMLQRIRQLMDQIIYEQETKRKGELEVLQSQINPHFLYNTLNSVIRLAERGKTEEVITMIQSLSKFFRISLSKGNNMITVQEELDHIRHYLVIQSFRFKNKFRYEIVAQDEVLQCQTIKLILQPIVENALYHGIEMMPDEGFISIRAELKDDLVIIRIIDNGLGMSNETMKVILTGGSKSMNGSGVGVRNVNERIELYYGREYGLSFESEIEEGTTVTLIFPALAKVEDNEGLKEDETSA
- a CDS encoding substrate-binding domain-containing protein; this translates as MKNVRFWLTLLICAVLWTTVTSCFNSAPNYINTNKTRNIHLIVKMNRGDYWNTVKLGAEAAAQEFNVKLTFKAPDSESDITEQVKMVQESIKEKADVIILAASSYMGLAQVVDQAAYSKIPVISVDAEVGSARVRTYIGSNGYEAGQKSAERLIKLLKGYGEVGIINFTSSTQSEKQESSNGIEYGARDAEEREKGFLNYTARYPNIQVVEISYTTSSIKEAEELTQLMLLKHPKLRGIASLNETASQGAAMAIQSRGLKNIKMVAFDSSPSMMELLQDGAVQATVIQNPFNNGYLAVKHAVEVIEGINVPERVDTGTKIIDLDNMLWPENQKLLFPFVR
- a CDS encoding galactose ABC transporter substrate-binding protein, which encodes MKKITSVLLASALLGAALTGCGGNNNTTNSAADNGKATNAPKTENSGAATEAPKTETPKVGVAIYKFDDTFMTGVRNAIDSAAKGIATVDIVDSQNSQPTQNDKVDLFITKKYNGMLINPVDRTAAGVIIEKAKTANIPVVFLNREPLPEDMKKWDKVYYVGAKAEESGTMSGQLIVDYWKAHPEADKNGDGVLQYVMLKGEPGHQDAELRTTYSIQAIEDAGIKVEKLAEDTAMWDRVKGQEKMAAFLGSHGDKIEAVLANNDDMALGAIEALKASGYFTGDKFMPVVGVDATAPAVQALEDGTMLGTVLNDANNQGKAAITVAALLAKGETPSKDNVGFDITDNQYVWISYKKITKDNVADAK